In one Mycobacterium sp. NBC_00419 genomic region, the following are encoded:
- a CDS encoding TetR family transcriptional regulator: MGVPRIGEPRAPALPATDDQENRRGAILRAAARLGAAKGLDRIQAQEIAADAGVALRTLYRYYPSKHHVFAAVLTDQVARFRPPAPTGNSVDDIVAVMVEACRNVLRSKHLAHAMITSTQVVRAQVGEPEDPTLAQLILKVAGVDDPTDEQRRRVRLVQQATTGILTWTVGGAMTSEGALADVEVACRLLVAGQF, from the coding sequence ATGGGCGTGCCACGGATCGGAGAGCCCAGGGCGCCGGCCCTGCCTGCGACCGACGACCAGGAGAATCGCCGCGGCGCGATCCTGCGGGCGGCCGCCAGATTGGGTGCCGCCAAGGGGCTCGACCGGATCCAGGCCCAGGAGATCGCCGCCGACGCCGGGGTGGCGTTGCGCACGCTCTACCGCTATTACCCGTCCAAGCACCACGTGTTCGCGGCGGTGCTGACCGATCAGGTGGCGCGATTCCGTCCGCCGGCGCCCACCGGCAACAGCGTCGACGACATCGTCGCCGTCATGGTGGAGGCCTGCCGAAACGTGTTGCGGTCCAAGCACCTTGCCCACGCCATGATCACCTCCACCCAGGTGGTCAGGGCGCAGGTCGGCGAGCCGGAGGATCCGACGCTGGCTCAGCTGATCCTGAAGGTCGCCGGTGTCGACGATCCCACCGACGAACAGCGTCGGCGGGTGCGGCTGGTGCAACAGGCCACCACCGGCATCCTGACGTGGACCGTCGGCGGCGCGATGACGTCCGAGGGCGCCCTTGCCGACGTCGAGGTGGCGTGCCGGCTACTGGTGGCCGGCCAGTTCTGA
- a CDS encoding LLM class F420-dependent oxidoreductase — MRIGLSTPMVMQLPGVSSSWEQDATIADLARIAHTADELGFDHLTCAEHVAVPVDAAGQRGLVYWDPLSTFGFLAAHTTAIKLATSVVVLGYHHPLEIAKRFGTLDRISEGRLVLGVGVGSLAQEFELLGAVFDGRGDLADDAIAALRASLSNTRPSYHGSHYRFDGFAVEPCAVQQQVPIWVGGRTKRSLRRAVALADGWMPFGLTTTELQNMLAGVDIPPGFDVVLPSGHALDPAGDPERVTLRLNALRDAGATSATCSVSAASAAHYCDQLAALRELADAL; from the coding sequence GTGCGGATTGGTCTGTCAACGCCGATGGTGATGCAGCTGCCCGGGGTCTCGTCCTCCTGGGAGCAGGACGCCACCATCGCAGACCTGGCGCGTATCGCACACACCGCCGACGAGCTGGGTTTCGACCACCTCACCTGCGCCGAGCACGTCGCCGTCCCGGTCGACGCCGCCGGCCAGCGCGGACTCGTCTACTGGGATCCGTTGTCCACCTTCGGTTTTCTCGCCGCGCACACCACTGCGATCAAGTTGGCGACATCCGTGGTCGTGCTGGGCTATCACCATCCGCTCGAGATCGCCAAGAGGTTCGGCACCCTGGACCGGATCAGTGAGGGCCGGCTCGTTCTCGGTGTCGGCGTGGGTTCACTGGCCCAGGAGTTCGAGCTTCTGGGTGCGGTGTTCGACGGTCGCGGCGACCTTGCCGACGACGCCATCGCCGCCTTGCGCGCCTCGCTGTCCAACACCCGCCCCTCCTACCACGGCAGCCATTACCGATTCGACGGGTTCGCCGTCGAGCCGTGCGCAGTGCAGCAGCAGGTGCCGATCTGGGTGGGCGGCCGCACGAAGCGGTCGCTGCGCCGGGCCGTGGCACTGGCCGACGGGTGGATGCCCTTCGGGCTGACCACCACCGAACTTCAGAACATGCTGGCCGGTGTCGATATCCCGCCCGGGTTCGACGTGGTTCTGCCCAGCGGCCACGCCCTGGACCCGGCCGGCGATCCCGAGCGGGTCACCCTGCGGCTCAACGCATTACGCGATGCAGGAGCGACATCGGCCACCTGTTCGGTGAGCGCGGCGTCCGCGGCCCACTATTGCGATCAGCTCGCCGCGCTGCGCGAGCTGGCCGACGCACTGTGA
- a CDS encoding SDR family NAD(P)-dependent oxidoreductase, which produces MSYPKYGPWAVVAGGSEGVGAEFARLLAGSGINLVLVARKPGPLESTAAECRTLGVEVLTLATDLTTSAAVDTLTALTDGLEVGLLIYNAGANTCSAEFLDAELSDFQRVIDLNITTMMALTQHYGRLMRERRRGGILLVGSMSGYLGSVRHTVYGGVKAYGRIFAEGLWLELRDYGVDVLELVLGVTRTPAMERVGLNFDVPGMRVAEPADVAREGLEQLAHGPVYVAGGNAEDVARRSDPDRARVVAGAHRMMAKLMGLST; this is translated from the coding sequence GTGTCATACCCGAAGTACGGCCCGTGGGCAGTGGTGGCAGGCGGTTCGGAGGGTGTGGGGGCCGAATTCGCCCGGCTGCTTGCCGGTTCGGGCATCAACCTGGTTCTGGTGGCCAGAAAGCCGGGGCCGCTGGAGAGTACGGCAGCCGAGTGTCGCACGCTCGGTGTCGAAGTACTCACGCTGGCAACCGATCTCACGACGAGTGCCGCCGTCGATACGCTGACCGCCCTGACCGATGGCCTGGAGGTCGGGCTGCTGATCTACAACGCGGGCGCCAATACCTGCAGCGCGGAGTTCCTGGACGCCGAGCTGTCAGACTTCCAGCGGGTGATCGACCTGAACATCACGACGATGATGGCCCTGACCCAGCACTACGGCCGGTTGATGCGGGAGCGGCGGCGCGGCGGGATTTTGCTCGTCGGATCGATGTCGGGCTACCTGGGCTCGGTGCGGCACACCGTGTACGGCGGCGTGAAGGCCTATGGCCGGATCTTCGCCGAGGGCCTGTGGCTGGAGCTTCGGGACTACGGGGTCGATGTCCTCGAACTGGTCCTCGGTGTCACCCGCACTCCGGCCATGGAGCGGGTCGGCCTGAATTTCGACGTGCCGGGGATGCGGGTCGCCGAGCCCGCCGACGTCGCCCGCGAGGGTCTCGAACAGCTTGCGCACGGGCCGGTCTACGTGGCGGGCGGCAACGCCGAGGACGTCGCCCGGCGCAGCGATCCCGACCGGGCCAGAGTGGTGGCCGGTGCGCACCGGATGATGGCGAAACTCATGGGGCTGTCCACCTAG
- a CDS encoding SDR family NAD(P)-dependent oxidoreductase, whose translation MSRALDGKVALVTGGGAGIGAGIARRFADEGATVVVAEFDAGTGAAIAKEIGGLFVPTDVTKREQVENAVAATQSEFGSLDILVNNAWGGGAIGRVENKTDDELAHGVAMGYYGPFWAMRAAFGQMKQRGWGRVINMCSLNGVNAHVGSLEYNAAKEALRALTRTAAREWATTGVTVNAICPAAKSAAFLAVVEEHPEIGSLADAANPMGRMGDPYDDIAPVAVFLAGEGSRYLTGNTLFVDGGSHINGVAWVPDLGP comes from the coding sequence ATGAGCCGCGCGCTGGACGGCAAGGTGGCGCTGGTCACCGGTGGCGGCGCCGGTATCGGCGCGGGGATCGCCAGGCGCTTCGCCGACGAAGGCGCGACGGTGGTGGTGGCCGAGTTCGACGCGGGCACCGGCGCCGCAATCGCCAAGGAAATCGGCGGGCTCTTCGTTCCCACCGATGTCACCAAGCGCGAGCAGGTCGAGAATGCCGTAGCCGCAACCCAATCCGAGTTCGGATCGCTCGACATCCTGGTGAACAACGCCTGGGGCGGCGGGGCCATCGGACGGGTCGAGAACAAAACCGACGACGAGCTGGCACACGGTGTCGCGATGGGCTATTACGGCCCGTTCTGGGCGATGCGCGCTGCCTTCGGCCAGATGAAGCAGCGCGGCTGGGGGCGGGTGATCAACATGTGCAGCCTCAACGGGGTCAATGCCCACGTCGGCTCGCTGGAGTACAACGCGGCCAAGGAAGCCCTGCGTGCCCTGACCCGCACCGCCGCCAGGGAGTGGGCCACGACCGGAGTCACCGTCAACGCCATCTGCCCGGCGGCGAAGAGCGCGGCATTCCTGGCCGTCGTCGAAGAACACCCCGAGATCGGATCGCTGGCCGACGCCGCCAACCCGATGGGCCGGATGGGCGACCCCTACGACGACATCGCTCCCGTCGCGGTGTTCCTGGCCGGCGAGGGCAGCCGGTACCTGACGGGCAACACACTGTTCGTCGACGGCGGCAGCCACATCAACGGCGTGGCGTGGGTGCCGGATCTGGGTCCCTAA
- a CDS encoding DMT family transporter, whose translation MSARGWVLFAAMSLIWGVPYLMIKVAVGDVSVPFLVFVRSAVGAALLAPLALSATNRALLRRHWKAVAGFAFFEMIAAWLMLSDAERHLTSSLTGLLIAAAPIIAAVADRLTGGERLGPTRVIGLSVGLAGVAVLAGPGLTGGGAWPVIEVLLTATCYAIAPLIAARYLADVPGPALTSACLGLTALVYLVPAGMTWPTHALRTQTYWAIAGLAGVCTALAFVVFFALIREVGAARSLIVTYVNPAVALLAGVIVLREPLTWFNIAGLALILAGSALATRPGTARTSELAGHQ comes from the coding sequence GTGAGCGCACGCGGCTGGGTCCTGTTCGCCGCCATGAGTCTGATCTGGGGCGTGCCCTATCTGATGATCAAGGTGGCCGTCGGCGACGTCTCCGTCCCGTTCCTGGTGTTCGTGCGGTCCGCCGTCGGAGCGGCGCTGCTGGCGCCGCTGGCACTCTCAGCGACGAACCGCGCGCTGCTACGCCGACATTGGAAGGCGGTCGCCGGCTTCGCGTTCTTCGAGATGATCGCCGCGTGGCTGATGTTGTCCGACGCCGAACGCCACCTGACCAGTTCCCTGACCGGGCTGCTGATCGCCGCCGCACCGATCATCGCCGCGGTCGCCGACCGGCTCACCGGCGGTGAGCGGCTCGGCCCCACCCGGGTGATCGGGCTGAGTGTCGGACTGGCCGGTGTCGCGGTGCTGGCCGGCCCCGGCCTGACCGGCGGCGGAGCGTGGCCGGTCATCGAGGTGCTGCTGACGGCGACCTGTTACGCGATCGCGCCGCTGATCGCCGCCCGGTATCTCGCCGATGTCCCCGGCCCGGCACTGACGTCGGCGTGCCTGGGGCTGACGGCGCTGGTGTACCTGGTGCCGGCGGGGATGACCTGGCCCACCCACGCCCTGCGGACCCAGACCTACTGGGCGATCGCCGGGCTGGCCGGAGTGTGCACGGCGCTGGCGTTCGTGGTGTTCTTCGCGCTGATCCGCGAGGTGGGCGCCGCCCGGTCGTTGATCGTGACCTACGTCAACCCGGCGGTGGCGCTGCTGGCCGGGGTGATCGTGCTGCGCGAGCCGCTGACATGGTTCAACATCGCGGGGCTGGCGCTGATCCTGGCGGGATCGGCACTGGCCACCCGGCCGGGTACGGCGCGAACCTCAGAACTGGCCGGCCACCAGTAG
- a CDS encoding IclR family transcriptional regulator has protein sequence MTAALTDTAPASMLDRFTAIIDAFDDGSVALTLDQIAARANLPRSTTHRILDQLVRLRWLSHCGRGYRLGARTSGRSAGDGIDVRLRSAAAPVLHDLQVRTGAVVHLGLLDRGCIVHLDKLGGPSARQVPTSVGSRIPAHRVALGIAALAGLSPEDVIAELSYVGNWQPDPGWWGELHNVRRRVTTRRGDYVDGMVSVAATIGCRAAIGVVTPDRVMAQRCQPLVGAAAASISRALGSASN, from the coding sequence ATGACGGCGGCACTGACCGATACCGCTCCAGCATCGATGCTGGATCGGTTCACGGCCATCATCGATGCCTTCGACGACGGGTCGGTCGCGCTCACGCTCGACCAGATCGCCGCCCGGGCCAATCTGCCGCGGTCCACCACGCACCGGATCCTCGACCAGCTGGTCCGGCTGCGCTGGCTGAGCCATTGCGGCCGCGGCTACCGGCTGGGTGCGCGCACATCAGGGCGCAGCGCCGGGGACGGTATCGACGTGCGGCTGCGTTCGGCGGCCGCCCCCGTGCTGCATGACCTGCAGGTTCGCACCGGTGCCGTGGTGCATCTGGGTCTGCTGGACCGGGGCTGCATCGTGCACCTGGACAAGCTCGGTGGGCCCTCGGCGCGGCAGGTGCCGACATCGGTCGGCAGCCGAATCCCGGCGCATCGCGTCGCACTCGGCATCGCTGCGCTGGCCGGACTCTCACCGGAGGACGTCATCGCCGAACTCAGCTACGTCGGCAACTGGCAACCCGATCCGGGGTGGTGGGGCGAGCTGCACAACGTGCGCCGCCGGGTCACCACCCGACGCGGTGACTACGTCGACGGCATGGTCTCGGTGGCGGCGACGATCGGTTGCCGCGCCGCGATCGGGGTGGTGACACCCGACCGGGTGATGGCACAGCGATGTCAACCGCTGGTCGGGGCGGCCGCGGCCAGCATCTCGCGAGCGCTCGGTAGCGCCAGCAACTAG
- a CDS encoding nuclear transport factor 2 family protein: MSEDRLAALERRLAAVEDERAIARLIASYGPLVDAGEAQAVAALWTADGSYDVGDWNMSGRAEIVEMVHSDAHQGLMARGACHFFGPPVVSVDGDEATAVCQSIILVRRQAGGYHAMRAGVHLLTLRRADHGWQIVTRAARQLDGGGEAFGLITEGLPT; this comes from the coding sequence ATGAGCGAAGACAGGCTGGCCGCCCTCGAACGGCGCCTGGCGGCGGTGGAGGACGAACGTGCCATTGCCCGCCTGATCGCGTCCTACGGTCCCCTCGTCGACGCCGGGGAGGCACAGGCAGTGGCCGCGCTGTGGACGGCCGACGGCAGCTACGACGTCGGTGACTGGAATATGTCCGGGCGCGCCGAGATCGTCGAGATGGTGCACTCCGATGCCCACCAGGGCCTGATGGCCAGGGGCGCCTGCCACTTCTTCGGTCCACCGGTGGTCAGCGTCGACGGTGACGAGGCGACGGCGGTGTGCCAGTCGATCATCCTGGTCCGCCGGCAGGCGGGCGGCTACCACGCCATGCGCGCGGGGGTACACCTGCTCACCCTGCGCCGCGCCGACCACGGCTGGCAGATCGTGACCCGTGCGGCCCGCCAGCTGGACGGCGGCGGCGAGGCGTTCGGCCTGATCACCGAAGGCCTGCCGACATGA